Genomic segment of Candidatus Edwardsbacteria bacterium:
AGCGTGGCCGACATGAAGAAGATGCTGAACACCCTGATGAGCACCGCCAAGATCCGCGAGTCCGATGAAATTCCGACGGCCGAGCCCGAGAAGGACGACCTGCCGCCGCTGATCAACGACGGGCCGGAGCCCGAAGGAGAGGTTAACCCCGGCGATAGCGGGGAAACGAAATGAACGATATGATCAAGATGATAAACGAGGCGTCTGATTATATAAAAGGCAAAACCAAGATCAGCCCCAAGATCGGCATCATACTTGGCACCGGCCTGGGCGGGCTGGTCAAGGAGATAGACATCAAAGACACCATGCCTTATCAAGATATTCCTCATTTTCCGGTGTCCACCGTGGAGAGCCATGCCGGCAAGCTGATATTCGGGCATCTCTCGGGGAAACCGGTGATGGCTATGCAGGGCCGCTTCCATTACTACGAGGGCTACAACATGCAACAGGTGACCTTCCCGGTGCGGGTGATGAAGGCCCTGGGTGTGGAGATCCTGATGGTCTCCAACGCCTGCGGCGGCGTCAATCCGGCCCACCAGTCGGGCGATATCATGCTGATCTCCGATCATATCAACCTGATGGGGGACCATCCCCTGATCGGCAAGAACCATAACGAACTGGGGCCGCGGTTTCCTGATATGTTTAATCTATATGATGCAGACCTGCAGAAGCTGGCCGAAGAGACCGCCCTGGAAGAGAAGATCAAGCTGCAAAAGGGCGTCTACCTGGCCCTGACCGGCCCCACCCTGGAGACCGGGGCTGAATACCGGATGGTCCGGCTGCTGGGGGCCGACGTGGTGGGCATGTCCACCGTGCCCGAGGTGATAGTGGCCCGCCATTCGGGCCTGAAGGTGATAGGCTTCTCCATCATCACCGACATGGGATTCCCCGAGGCCATGAGGTCGGTCAGCCTGGAGGAGGTCATCGCAGTGGCCGGCCAGGCCGAGAAAAAATTCGTCCAATTAGTAAAGAGCGTGGTGGCAAAAATAAATTAATGCCACATGGGTTTGAACTGTTTGAAAAGTTTGAAACAGTTCAAACCGTTTAAACATCTTCAACGATTTGAACTTCTTAAACAGAGGTGAATGCTTATGGCAATGTTAGTTGTCGGTTCCATCGCGCTGGATTCGGTCAAGACCCCGTTCGGGGAGGCCAAGGAAGCACTGGGGGGAAGCGCCTTGTATTTTTCCTCGGCGGCCAGCTTCTTCACCCAGGTCAGCTTAGTTGGCGTGGTGGGGGA
This window contains:
- a CDS encoding purine-nucleoside phosphorylase — protein: MNDMIKMINEASDYIKGKTKISPKIGIILGTGLGGLVKEIDIKDTMPYQDIPHFPVSTVESHAGKLIFGHLSGKPVMAMQGRFHYYEGYNMQQVTFPVRVMKALGVEILMVSNACGGVNPAHQSGDIMLISDHINLMGDHPLIGKNHNELGPRFPDMFNLYDADLQKLAEETALEEKIKLQKGVYLALTGPTLETGAEYRMVRLLGADVVGMSTVPEVIVARHSGLKVIGFSIITDMGFPEAMRSVSLEEVIAVAGQAEKKFVQLVKSVVAKIN